Genomic DNA from Misgurnus anguillicaudatus chromosome 18, ASM2758022v2, whole genome shotgun sequence:
CTTTAGCTTACTGGTGATCAGATCGGCGAGCTGTGTGAGTGTGAGATTTCCTGAGCGATAGCTGTTAAATACATCTTGGTCGATCACACCTTTTTTAAGCATTTCTTTCAGGTCATACTGAGTGCCTGTCTTCATGTCCATTATAGCTGTTATGGAAGAGCCGTCTGAGGCAGTGATGACCGTTTCTTCCCACTCGCACTCTTGCTGGGACAATTCTAGAAATGTCTCGTAATCTATGAGTTGCCTATCGTAGGCTTCACGGCATGTCATCTCTTTATTAGTTTCTGGATCGATAATCAAGACCCTCCTCTTCCTTAGCGAGTTCTTTTGCTGTGTCTTTTTCTTATCATGAAGAGGAAGAAGCACCAGTCCCGTCTTTTTATCTGTAGTGCAACGGCTCTTTAGCTGCAAGTATGTTAGATTTTCCTCTGTGTTGGGGTCAAAGAAACCCTTTGTGTCATCTCCTTCATCTTTCAGAATCTGGTTCATCTCCTCACCAAAATAGCCTCTTTGATAGGCAACATCTACGTCAATTCTGTGACTGTGTTCAGGATCAATGATGCCACCGCTGGCAATCTGTGCCTCTAACAGGCGAATACCATGACCTTTCTCTATGATACCCTGCTCAATGGCCTCAAAAAGTGAGATGATCTTATTGGTGCCTGGGTGTTTGTACCCAGTAACTGCCCTCTCTGCAGAAAGAAGCTTGTCTTTGAACTCAACACCTACCAGCCCTTTCTTACAGGCCTCCTCAACAGTGTAGTACTCATTATGGATAGGGTCAATCATGAAGCCGGAGGCAGCCTGGGCCTCCAACAGCTCCAAGGTAGTTCCTGGGCGCAGAAGCCCATTCTTCATGGACTGGTAGATGGTCAAAGTGCAGTTGTTGGCCTCATCATAAACTCCAGCAATGCAGGTTGAATCTCGTAGATAAGCCCGAAGCCTCTGTTCTATGTCTTGGCTGGTAATCTTGCCCTCTCTCAACTGGTCCATGTCTGACGCATCCAGCAGTTTCGCATCCACAAGGTCTGTTACGTTAACTTCGGCACGCAGCCCCTGTACAGTTATGGGTTTTTCAGGGGCTGGAAGGAGGAGTAAGCCGGTGCTGAGGTCAGCTTTGCATCGCTTCTTCAAGGTTACATAGGTGGCAGAAAGATTTGTGTCTGGATCAACGTAGCACTCTGGTCTAGCATTTAGAGCTTGATAAAGATCCTCGTCAATGAGTTCACGGTCCATGGCAGCATCTTTAGAAAGATAAACGCTTAGGGTGGGATCAAGGATCCCTCCGGCCGCCTCCTGTGCCTGCAGTAGACGAAGAGCTGTGTCCATTTCGATTATTCCCTTTCTCATGGCTTGGCTAGCTGACAACAACTTGCCAGTTTTTGGATCCCTGAACCCAACACAGGCAGCCTCTGCAGTCAACAGCAGCTTCTTGTCAGATTCATCCACCAGTCCATTCAGACAAGCTTCCTCAACAGTCATTCTTACATTAGCTCTGGGATCTATAATGTGTCCAGTGGCAGCTTGAGCCTCCAGCAACATGTTTCCACTTTCGTCTGAGAGCAACTTTTGTTTTTTGGCTTCCGTGAAGGTCAGTTTTCCTTTAGGGCCGCCTGCCAGCCCTGCAATGGCTCCAGTGCCTTTAAGATTGAGCCTGATATCAACGGCTACGTCTTGGATGGTCCGCTGACCGTTTAACAACTGTTCAATTGTCACTTTGTCAATCACACCACAGTCCTGCAGTTGCTGTGCCGTGACCTTCTTGCGGACACCATCAAAGACCAAATTGGAAGAGTCGAGTTGGTCTGTTTGGGTGTATTTGTTAGCACCATCTGGTTTCTGTGGAACTGTCAGAATCTTATTTTGCTGTGACTCTTTAACCACTTGCAACTCAACTCTCTCCCGTTCCCACGTCTGTGATTGCACTCTGTAACGTTCTTCATCCTCTTTTAGTTGCGCCCTTAGCCTTTCCATTTCGCTTTTGACAGAGGTCAACTGGCTCTCCATGGCAGAGCGCTCCGAGCCAAGCTGCCGTATTTTGTTCTCGTGAGTCTCACATTTGCTCTTCCATTCGGCGAAATCCTTCTTGATCTTCTCATTATCTTCCTGTAGCTGTAATTTTAGTCGCGTTTCTGACTCTGCTGAGAGTTTGAAACGCAGTAGCTCCTCCTCTAGACCTTTCAAACGCTTCATATCCTGTTCCATGGTTTTCATTCTCGTGATGAGGTCATCCCTCTCTTTCTGCAGTTCAATGCACTGAGATTGGCTGGTCTGGATTATAGATGAAGTCTGCAAAAAAATGagacagaaaatatatttagtttcaCTGTTAAGGAGAAACTGCACAAAACACAAggaaaaaatgagtaaattaaaataaagcaaaacctgtatgattttcttcaatgaaacacacattaaaagatattttaaagaaacactgaCACATATTTTTAACATACAGTGACAGTGAAGGTTTACTCTAGTTGTTCCACAAAAGAAAGTCATATTGGTGAGGAAAAGACAGAATTTAAATCTCCAGGTTCCATGAGTGTACATGATGAACGTTGCAGCTGAAAACTCACAACACAGAAGCACACAGTTATATGAACTTCTATTAAGATGTTAATCTGAATATGATTGAGGCACAGAGATAGGCCAAACATGCAAATCATTAATACATGCAAATGTGTGGCACATGATTAGTGCAGAATATTTTGCATGTCAGAGCATCAAGGCAGTAACCATTGACAGCAAGCAGGATGAGAGAGCCAAGCGTGTATCTAGCTACATCCAAGTCTACTAACGGCGCTTTAGTTTCCTAAAGACTGTGCAGCAGCCTAGTACCTCACTGGCTTGTTTTTGCGTATGTTCTATCTCCAGCTGCAGTTTTTCTCTCTCTCGTGAAAGCTGCCGCATAAGCCTGTCATGCTCTGTGCTGGCGCGCTGGCTGGCTTCAAGCTGTTTCTGCAACAAAGCTATTTGCTCGGCCATTCCACGATCTTCATTCTTTTTGCTTTTAAGCAGTTCCTCGCCCTCCAGACGCACACGGCGCAACTCCTCCTCGAGGCGGTTGCGGTCTTTGGTAAGAGTTTCATTGAGCCTCTGCAGACGTTGGGTCTCGGACGTGCTTACGTTAAGCGCACTGGTCTTCTCTTCAGTACTACGACGAAGGGCCTCGTAGCGCTGGTTGCTGTCTTGGACACGACCCTGCTCCTGTGTCAACTGTAGTTTCAGAGTAGTCATCTCAGCTTTCAAGGCAGCCAGGCTCTGAGAAGTTGCTTTGTTCTCCTTTAAGCTACGGTCCAGGGCTTCCTGTAGCCTCTTGCGTTCGTCATCCGCCTGTTTGGCCTCAACATTGGTCTCTTCCTGGCTCTTACGCAGTGTGTTAATTGTAGTGGTGTACTCTCGCATAGTCTGGTTAGTCTTTTCAAGTTGCATTTCGATTTTCCTACGTTTGCCAGTCTCTTCTTCTCCCACTCTACGTTGCTTCTCCAACTCGCTTTCCAGACGCTTCAGCTCCTCCTGGAGTTCCTGAATGCGTGTTTGTAGCCGCACAATAGTCTGTTCAGACCGGCCCTTCTCAAGGGCGTGGGCCTCTAATTCCACCCTTATGAGGCTCAATTCTTGATGGGACGAGCGGAGCTTCACCAGTTCCTCACCAGAAGCTTCATTCTTGGATTTGAGGTCACCCATCTCTTTTTCTAGTCGGCTTTTCTCTGCCTCCAAAGCTCGTTTCAAGCGTCGCTCCTCCTCGAGACTGCGCGTGAGTTTATTAATCTCAGTATTCTTCTCTTGCAGTGTCCGATTGGAGCTCTGCTGTACCTCCTTCCATTTGTTCTCAGCTTCACGATTCTGGCTAAGCATTAGCTGGACCTGAGATTCCAGTTCGTGCCTCTTCCGACCTTCCTCCGTCCCAGCGGAACTAAGTTTCTGCACCTCTCCCTCCAAGTGCTTCCTCTGGACCTCCTCCTGGCTTAAGGAGAGACGAAGCCTCTGCAGCTGCTCCTTCAAATCCCTAGACTCACCCTCTAATCTTTCGTATTCCAGACGCATGGCGTCCAATTCATTTTCCTGCTGCTGCGAAAGCTTCTGCATGTTGGTCTGTGTAACGAGGATTTGAGACTCGAAGGTCTGTTTCACCTCCTGCATCTCTGTGCTATGCAGCTGCCTTACCTTCGCAATCTCCATCTGTGCCTCCTTCACCCGTTGAGATTCCTCCTCTAACTCCTTGCGCAGACGTTCCACCTCTTTGGTCCGCTCTGACACGGTCTTCTCCAGCTCCAGCTTGGCCCAACTGGCCTGCTCCAGTTCCTTAAGTTTCTTACTCATGGTTTCATCGTATTCCTCCCGCAAAAATGTGTACCGCTCATCCACAATTGTCTTCTTTCTCTCCACCTCCTCCAACTGAAGCTTAAGTCGACGTATTTCCTCCATAAGCTCTTGGAGACGACTCTTAGAGGTGTCCAGGCTCTCCTGTGTGGCCATGCACTTTAGAGTCTCGCTCCTCTTCACCTCCTCCAGAGAAAGCAGGTGGTTCTGAGAGTCACTGAGCTCTTTTTGGTACTTTGAGAGGGTCTTCTGCAAAGCGGCATTAGTCTCACTGTGGTCCCTGATGGCATCTTTCAGTTCCTGAAGTTCATCTTCAAGCAGCTCAATCCTGGTGTTGCGAATCTGCAGAAATCACAACAGAAACAATCAGGCTTATCAGGTGTTAGATAATGTGTGAAATTGCCAGGTCAGAACCCTGCTGTACCTTCAATTCTTCCATGTTCTTTAGGCCAAGCATGAGAAGTTTGTAGAAATCACTTGAACGTGTAAGCAACTCCAAATAGTGTGCATTAAGAGATGAGACCTAGGGTGCAAACACAAGCAACAGTATTACAACTCGCTGCAAAACATTGAATTCGTCTGTGTTGACTGAATAGGTAGGTGTTTGTTGCTGTACCTCTTCCACAATGGCAGAAGATGGGGATTGCAGAACCGTTCTCTTAATGGGAATGTTGAGCAACGTTTCCAGTCCAGCACTGTAAGATGCTAATTCTAGTTCATAGTTCTATAGATAGAAAACGTGTTTGTGAATTATTTCAATGTTTAATCAAATATGCTTGCACCATCCATTTTAAGTATTGTGGGATGGGATATTACATATTAGGTAGATATGTAAAACAATTCACAACTCCTATTTGGCTAATGGTTAACATTATCTACGATCACTCATAGTCTAGGTGACATTAACTTTGGTCGGGACTTCTTGCATTTTTGAAGGAACATTTAAACCAAGAAATACCTTGATGGCATTAATGCAGTCATTCCCATCTTTCTGGACAGTCTCCAGTAGTTCTCTTTTAGCTTTAATTTCAGAGTTTAATGCCTGTACACATTATAAAGCAGATAATGAGCTCAATGTCAAATGAATATCCAAGGTTTGAATGACTGGAATAACTTGTTCAGGTATAATAACGTTCTCCTGGACTTACTTTTTGTTGATTGAGGAGTTGGGTGTAAACTGTGTTGTCATCAGTCTTGATGGCCTGCTGAGTGTCAATATGCCGTTGGGTTTGATTGATCCAATCACTGAGTTGAGAGCTGGACAGCAGGTATTCCTTGAGCTTGGGCACGTATGCATCCAGATCATGATACCTGACAGAAGTCAAAATACAATGTCAGTAGTGGATAAGCCaactgtaaacatttatttaggTCTGGAGTTTATCTCACCTGTTGCTTATTTGTACTTGGATACGCTTCCATCGGTCTGATAACTGATTCACATGCTCGGCATACTGTTCAGTGTTCACAACACACCTGTAACGGCTCTGGtctctctgttcattcaactcaTGAATTTTGTTCAACTCGACCATCTGTAA
This window encodes:
- the dspb gene encoding desmoplakin-B → MSLYSAQRGFNPSRRAGSRSDLNQAPAYPYARSEVVPQRGNNGYSQEFMEGYSQSFSRGSMTAGQVPPIASIQQRIPFLQTQCQDYLDKAAILLQSGGDQRALAEAENCLAAASDITEQLQGFALDLNHQNLPTDGLVHSINVFSDQIRELSVILTGPPQQKWGNRTLRRSLSRDEPKYFSEAMAWITQQKRLIETSLWGDDLEAIGQQITNHSSFQSSIKRSVEVDRARAELMQSNNQNPDINKPFLNKLEQEWDSLQKVAYQRGVNLNDLRNIIEEISNQIMWVNEREEEELVFDWGDKNIDEYIPKKEESFSKLMSELEQKDIQLNVLRGKVDVLLKNKHPASDKIQAYMETLQTQWSWLLQITKCIHVHLKENAQYSQFFKETSVMNRKLQKEHDNIRKNFTCDKSTPLHSLLELLQGLERERERFIEQKEKVQQLVVKSKNIIRLKPRNPEEKVAGQRILVRALCDFRQDEKTIYKGDEGILKDNSERTTWQVTGPGGMDMQVPSVCLIVPPPNPLAVSLANKNSQYYEAILSVWNQLYINVKSMISWQYCMLDIQRINSLTLTMLSKMGPDEYNNILKSLEMHFQEFKKHSKGSELFGAEDHKVIETQITVATEHYDALVVQLPTYTARGEGSEYTVAVSVKMLNDLNALQLKLDGTESFLNTFLYIALGENAPEECSRHITATQAFQKDLASLRGEFVRLKDDVQDELKDADNTDKAKYLRSQLDIINQRLLHLETYNATHLQRLNSLRSLLKGLLQVDDIVKVYEARLTEKETASLDPEEIKKYQNELQIMHTDIEQKKEVLDLQMVELNKIHELNEQRDQSRYRCVVNTEQYAEHVNQLSDRWKRIQVQISNRYHDLDAYVPKLKEYLLSSSQLSDWINQTQRHIDTQQAIKTDDNTVYTQLLNQQKALNSEIKAKRELLETVQKDGNDCINAIKNYELELASYSAGLETLLNIPIKRTVLQSPSSAIVEEVSSLNAHYLELLTRSSDFYKLLMLGLKNMEELKIRNTRIELLEDELQELKDAIRDHSETNAALQKTLSKYQKELSDSQNHLLSLEEVKRSETLKCMATQESLDTSKSRLQELMEEIRRLKLQLEEVERKKTIVDERYTFLREEYDETMSKKLKELEQASWAKLELEKTVSERTKEVERLRKELEEESQRVKEAQMEIAKVRQLHSTEMQEVKQTFESQILVTQTNMQKLSQQQENELDAMRLEYERLEGESRDLKEQLQRLRLSLSQEEVQRKHLEGEVQKLSSAGTEEGRKRHELESQVQLMLSQNREAENKWKEVQQSSNRTLQEKNTEINKLTRSLEEERRLKRALEAEKSRLEKEMGDLKSKNEASGEELVKLRSSHQELSLIRVELEAHALEKGRSEQTIVRLQTRIQELQEELKRLESELEKQRRVGEEETGKRRKIEMQLEKTNQTMREYTTTINTLRKSQEETNVEAKQADDERKRLQEALDRSLKENKATSQSLAALKAEMTTLKLQLTQEQGRVQDSNQRYEALRRSTEEKTSALNVSTSETQRLQRLNETLTKDRNRLEEELRRVRLEGEELLKSKKNEDRGMAEQIALLQKQLEASQRASTEHDRLMRQLSREREKLQLEIEHTQKQASETSSIIQTSQSQCIELQKERDDLITRMKTMEQDMKRLKGLEEELLRFKLSAESETRLKLQLQEDNEKIKKDFAEWKSKCETHENKIRQLGSERSAMESQLTSVKSEMERLRAQLKEDEERYRVQSQTWERERVELQVVKESQQNKILTVPQKPDGANKYTQTDQLDSSNLVFDGVRKKVTAQQLQDCGVIDKVTIEQLLNGQRTIQDVAVDIRLNLKGTGAIAGLAGGPKGKLTFTEAKKQKLLSDESGNMLLEAQAATGHIIDPRANVRMTVEEACLNGLVDESDKKLLLTAEAACVGFRDPKTGKLLSASQAMRKGIIEMDTALRLLQAQEAAGGILDPTLSVYLSKDAAMDRELIDEDLYQALNARPECYVDPDTNLSATYVTLKKRCKADLSTGLLLLPAPEKPITVQGLRAEVNVTDLVDAKLLDASDMDQLREGKITSQDIEQRLRAYLRDSTCIAGVYDEANNCTLTIYQSMKNGLLRPGTTLELLEAQAASGFMIDPIHNEYYTVEEACKKGLVGVEFKDKLLSAERAVTGYKHPGTNKIISLFEAIEQGIIEKGHGIRLLEAQIASGGIIDPEHSHRIDVDVAYQRGYFGEEMNQILKDEGDDTKGFFDPNTEENLTYLQLKSRCTTDKKTGLVLLPLHDKKKTQQKNSLRKRRVLIIDPETNKEMTCREAYDRQLIDYETFLELSQQECEWEETVITASDGSSITAIMDMKTGTQYDLKEMLKKGVIDQDVFNSYRSGNLTLTQLADLITSKLKNISKPLSPLASSSSYTSQVSFKSQTFKTETIKSVETVSTQQEPSSINTSKHVSSMSIKLAPLLETVEEQNPVGAIFDTEKLEKITVCDALKRGIIDSITAQRLLEAQACTGGIVNPENGRRVSIQEATRLGVIDDDMANRVKPAQKAYIGFEDVKTKRKMSAAEAVKEKWLPYEAGQRFLEFQYLTGGLFDPEHGTRRSLDEALQLGWIDMRQAQKLQDTRHHPKTLTCPKTKLRISYKEALEGCMNEENTEVRMLPAATVSSRGISSPYNLSNPGSASGSRSGSRRGSVDYDSSSSSKFSSLSYNKTSFSTSSLS